TTTGAATAGAATCAAGAACATCATGAAATCTCTCGGAAGTACTGAAAAAGCTGGCTTTGACAGAATTGAAAGTTTCCAGCCAAAAGAAAACCCTGAAAATATCTTCGGAATTATGCCTGTTTCAAGAGCTGAGCAATATGATACCTATGAAATTATTAAATGTATTGTGGATAATTCTGAATACGAAGAATACAAACCGGATTATGGCAAGAGTATTATCTGTGCAACAGCCAGAGTTGATGGGTGGTCTGTAGGTATTGTTGCCAATCAGAGAAAGCTGGTTAAAAGTGGTAAAGGAGAAATGCAGTTTGGTGGAGTTATTTACTCAGATTCTGCAGATAAGGCTACACGATTCATTGCTAACTGTAATCAAAGAAAAATACCTTTAATTTTCTTACAGGATGTTACCGGGTTTATGGTAGGCTCAAAGTCTGAACATGGCGGTATCATTAAAGACGGAGCTAAAATGGTAAACGCTGTTTCCAATTCTGTAGTTCCTAAATTTACCATTATCACAGGTAACTCTTATGGAGCTGGAAATTATGCAATGTGTGGAAAAGCTTATGATCCAAGATTAATTGTTGCATGGCCTTGGGCTGATCTGGCCGTAATGGGAGGAGCACAGGCGGCAAAAGTACTTGCTCAGATCCAGGAATCTACATTAAAGAAACAAGGAAAAGAAATTACTGAAGAAGAACACAACGAAATTCTGGATACAATTTCAAAAAAATATCAGAAACAAACTGAATCTACTTATGCAGCGGCAAGATTATGGACAGATGCCATCATCAACCCTGCAGATACAAGAAAATGGATTTCTATGGGGATTGAAGCGGCTAATCATGCTCCTATTACTGAGAAATTCAACTTAGGAGTAATTCAAGTCTGATCAATACACTTATAAAAATAAACACGGCTATCTCAAACTGAAATAGCCGTGTTTTTATTTATACCCTTAAATTATAGGA
Above is a genomic segment from Chryseobacterium viscerum containing:
- a CDS encoding acyl-CoA carboxylase subunit beta, which translates into the protein MDIEFNKREDQNRLKLSEINRLLTEIKKGGGEKRLQKLRDEGKMTARERVDYLLDKDSDSIEVGAFAGYEMYKEHGGCPSGGVVVVIGYVSGRQCIIVANDASVKAGAWFPITGKKNLRAQEIAMENKLPIIYLVDSAGVYLPMQDEIFPDKEHFGRIFRNNAKMSSMGIIQISAVMGSCVAGGAYLPIMSDEAMIVDKTGSIFLAGSYLVKAAIGESIDNETLGGATTHCSISGVTDYKAKDDKDALNRIKNIMKSLGSTEKAGFDRIESFQPKENPENIFGIMPVSRAEQYDTYEIIKCIVDNSEYEEYKPDYGKSIICATARVDGWSVGIVANQRKLVKSGKGEMQFGGVIYSDSADKATRFIANCNQRKIPLIFLQDVTGFMVGSKSEHGGIIKDGAKMVNAVSNSVVPKFTIITGNSYGAGNYAMCGKAYDPRLIVAWPWADLAVMGGAQAAKVLAQIQESTLKKQGKEITEEEHNEILDTISKKYQKQTESTYAAARLWTDAIINPADTRKWISMGIEAANHAPITEKFNLGVIQV